CCGTCGCCGTCGCGACGTTGAAGCGCATGCCGTCCAGCACGGACAGGTCCCGGCGCAGGAACGACGTGTAGAGCCACCGCGACACGCCGAGCACCAGCGCCGCCGCGCCTGGAACCGGCCCCCGCCGTGCCGCGACGGCGAGCCGCACCGACGTGCCTTCCGCCACCGGCGTCAGGCTCGCGAGCAGCAGGCCCCGCGTCCGGCCCAGGTCGCTCTTCACCGACATCAGCGTGCCGCCGTGCATTGTGAGCTCCACGCGGATGCGGTTGCCCGACAGCGCCTTCATCAGCCGGTCGCTCGCGCCCGTGCCGATGACGCGCGACGTGTAGCGCAGCCGCAGGGTGTACCGGTCCGGCGTCTCCCAGGTGGGCGTGTCCCACAGCTCCCGGTGGTGCACCGTGCGCAGGTGCTCCAGGTCGAAGGCGTTCGCCGCCAGCGGCAGCCAGGGACATCCCACCGTCACCGGAGGCCCCACGTTCCAGACGTGCTCCCCACCCGTCAGGTCGGGCGGGGGAAACAGCGCCTCCGCCCCGTTGAAGACCAGCACCCCTCCAAAGCGCTCCTCCACCGGCCAGGTCCGGGGGCCGGGCAGGGCGGACACGTCGCTGCGTCCCGGCGCGGCGCGGCAGCGGCCCCCTCCGTCGAAGCTCCAGTGATGCAGCGGACAGCGCAGCAGCTCGCCCTGGACGGTGCCGTGCTTCAGGTGGGCCCCCAGGTGGGGACAGTGCGCGGACAGGGCGTGGACGCGCCCCTCGTGGCTCCGGAACACCACCACCTCGTGGCCTCCCACCTGGACGCCCATCGCCTGGCCGGGGCGCAGGGCCGCCGAAGGGGCCACGAGGTACCAGGAGCGCGGGCGCGAGGGCCCGGGGAGGCGGTCCGGAGACACCCCGGCCGGGACGGGAACAACCATGCCCGGACCCTACCGGACCCGGTGTCTCCAGGGCCACGGGGGGGCCGGTGGAGGCTGGCTTTACGCTCGGGTTCCTGGTTAGTCAGGCGCTTGTGGAACCGGGCGCGTCGCCCCGACGGGGCGGGCCTGGGAAGGGACGTGTGAGATGGCAGGCGAAACTGCGGGCAGCGGTCGGGGCGGTTCGGCGCGGGGCGGCACGCTCCAGGTGGTGCAGTCCCTGGCGGCGCAAGGCGAGCCGGAGCGCGCGGCGCAGCTCTACGAGGAGCTGGGCGCGGCGCAGCGCGAACGCCTGCGCAAGGAGGCCGCGCAGGGGTCGGTGAAGGAGCGCCACTGGCTGGTGGACGTGCTGCGCCGGGCGCGCGACTTCACGGGCGCGGCGCGGCTGCTGGACGGCAGCGGCGACGACGTGTCGGTGGCGGACCTGTACGCGCAGGGCGGCCAGCACGTGGCGGCCGCGGAGGCGTACCTGCGCGCGGGCGAGGTGGAGAAGGCCGCGGCGGCCTTCGAGCGGGGTGGGGCGCTGGAGCGCGCGCTGGAGGTCTACCGGGGCCTGGGGGCCCGCGAGTCCATGGCGCACTGTCTGGTCCGCCTGGGTCGTCCCTTCGAGGCCGCGGACCTGTACCACGAACTGGGACAGGCCCACGCGGAGGCCGAGGCGCTGGGCGGCGTGCTCGCGGAGGATCCGCGCTACGTCGAAGCGGTGCTGCGCACGTGCAAGGTGCTGGACGCCGGAGGCTTCACGCACCGGGCGCTCGCGGTGCTGGCGGACGCGCTGAGCAGCTCCGAGCTCTTGCGCGCGGATCCGGTCCTGGTGACGGAGAAGGCGCGGCTGTTGCGGCGCATGGGCCTGGACGTGGAGGCGGAGGCGCTGCTCGCGCGGCTGGCCGCGGGCGCGACCGTGCCGGAGGCCAGCGGCTACCGCTTCCTCAAGGCCATCCCCATCTTCGGCGAGCTGACGCTGGAGGACATGAAGGACCTGTACCGGCTGGCGCGGCCCGTGACGGTCACGCCGGGCTCGGTGCTGCTGGAGAAGGGCTCCCCTGGCACGGGCCTGCTCGTGCTGCTGGAGGGCACGGTGGACGTCTTCTCCGGCAACGAGCCGAACGCGCGGCACCTCAACACGCTGGGGCCGGGCTCGTTCCTGGGAGAAATCTCCCTCGTGCAGGACGGCCCCGTGTCCGCGAACGTGCGCGCGAAGACGGCGGTGCGCGCGCTGCGCATCACCCGCGAGAGCTTCCAGCACTTCCTCACCACGCACGACGCGGCCTCGCTGCACATCTACCGGCTCTTCACGCAGAACCTCGCGGCGCGCGTGCGGGCGCTGAGCGGCTGAACGCGGGGAGGGCTCCGGTCCTCGTCCTTGCCGCCCCGCACCACCGCCCTGCCCGTGAGGAGGCGGGCGAGCACGGCGCGGGGGCCTTTCATTGGACCCGGGTCCATCCCCATCCTCCTGGACAACCCTCCTGTTCGGAAGGACGTCCCGATGGCTTCAATCGACGCACTGAGGCAACAGGCTCGCGCGAACTGGCGCACGTGGCTGGCGTGGGTGGCCACGCCCATCGCCGCGCTCCCGCTCCTGGGGGTGGGCGGCCTTCGCCGGGTCGGCCTCGTGGACGAGCTGGCCGCGGGGGCCGTGGGGCTGGGCCTGCTGTCGCTGACGCTCATCGGCCTGGGACAGCTCCCTCGGACGGCTGCCCGCCCGGCGGCCGGGAAGGCGTGGGAGAAGGCGCCGAGGGACTTCCCCATCTCCGGCGCGATGGTGCCGGAGGAGTTCGCCGCGTCGACGGCGTCCGGCCACTGACCTTCAGGGCCGGCGCTCGATGCCGATGGCGATGGAGGGGCCAGTGAGGGCCTCGCCGGTGCCGTCGGAGAGCGACACGATGCCCAGGCTGGCGGAGAGCACCGTGGTACCGGAGCCGCCGGTGCCCTTGAGGAAGCTGCGCACGCCCAGCTCGCCGAAGCCCCATCCGCTGGCGGAGCCCCCGCCCGCGCCGAAGAGGGAGAGGCTGGGCGTGAGGGGCACCTGGACCTCGCCGCGTCCGGAGCCGAAGCGGAACTGGTTGTCGCGCGAGAGGATGGCCGAGTTCCAGGCGATGTGGAACCCGTCGAGCGCCCCCAGCCGCAGCACCTGCTGGAAGGACGGCCCCGCGTTGGAGTCGCACACGGTCCGGCCGTTGATGGGCTCGTAGGTGATGGGGTCGTACTCGAACTGCGTGCCGCACTCCTTCTGACCGAACAGCGCGCCCGCGCCGAGACCGACCTCCAGGAAGGCGGTGGAGTAGGCCACCGCGACGTACGCGGAGCCCGGCGTGTGGCGCAGGCCCGTGCCCAGGCCGAAGCCCACGGGGTCGAACTGCGCGCTCAGCACCAGGGGCAGGTCGCCCGGGCGCCACGCGATGAACGCATCCAGCAGCAGGCCGCCCGCGCGCGCGGAGTTGCCCAGCCGCGTCTTCGCATCCAGCGCGAGGAAGGGCCGCGCATGGAAGCCGTAGCGCAGGCGCGGCACGCCCGGTTCGGGGAAGAAGAGGCGCGCGGTGACGGGGGCGTCCGTGACGACGGCGGTGTCCCCCACGCGCACGTTCTCCCCGCGGCCCAGGCGGGCGACGGCGGTGTCCTCGCGCGATTCGACGACCCGCAGCACCACCTCGCGGGAGTCCTGCGTGCGGATGCGGACGCGGGTGTCTTCCCCCAGGCCCGCCGCGTGGCCCCCGGAGAGCATCACGTCGCCATCGTTCACGGCGGTGACGGTGACCCGGGTGGAGGCGGGGGCCGCCGGGGCCTGGGTGGGCGGCGGCGTCTGGGTGACGACGGTGAGTTCACGCGTCGCGCCCAGCGCGGAGGCCAGCGAGTCCGGCCGGGGCTGCTCCGGCGTGGCGAGGGAGAACGCATGGGCCTCCTCGCGCTGCTCGATGGCGAGGAGGGACTGGCCCACGACGACGAGCCGCACGAAGCGCCGGCCCTCTTCGATGCGCCGCACGAGCTGGGGCGCCGCGCCGTCGAGCCTGAGCACGGCGATGCCGCCCCGCCCGAGGGCGGCGTAGGTCACGCCCTGGTGGACGACGGAATCGAGCACTGGGCCCAGGCCCAGCGTCTCCGCGGCAAGAGAGGCCGGGGACGCGGGAGCCTGGGCGACGATGACGGAGGCGAGGAGCGCGGAGACGAGCATGGCGGCTCGCTCTATATCGCTCCTGCCTCCCGGCGTTCCTGGCCTTCGGGTGACTAATCGACGAGCAGCCGCATCACGGGCGCCGGGTCCACCGCCACCATCAACGGCCGGGTGAAGCTGCTGAAGGACACCAGCGCCTGCCCTGGCGCGAGCCGGGAGACGCGGTTCCACAAGCTCTCGTCGATGCTGCCCACCGATTTCTGCATCCGGCTGATGACCGCGCCGTCGGTGATTTTATGGATGATGAAGTTGTTGAGCAGGGCCAGCACCTCGTTGGGCAGGTGCTGCGGCAGTTGCGTGACGAAGACGAGGCCCAGCCACCGCTTGCGGCCCCGCTTCGCGATGCGCGAGACCTGCTCGAACAGGACGGGCATCTGCGAGATGCGGCTGGCGGACAGGAACTCGTGGGCCTCCTCGATGATGATGAGCACCGGCGTCACCTCGCCGCCCTCGCGGTCGGCCTTCTCGTAGGCCTCCTCCTGCCGCTCCTGGATGCCGCGCAGGATGTCCGCGATGACCAGGTTGTTCAGCTGCGGCGAGTCCGTGTCCGACAGGTCGATGACGGACACCCGGCCGGGGCTGAGCATTGCGTCGTACTTCACGCCCGAGGACGTGCCCCGGTCGAAGATGTTGAGCCGCTTCAGCCGGTAGAGCTTGCTGGCCAGGGCCTTCCAGCTGATCTCCGTGCGGCTGCTCGCGGCGTACACCCGCTGCATCACCATGCCCGGATTGCTCCTGAACTCGCTGTAGAACTGCGGCCCGGAAGGCGCCGCGGCCGGTGTCTCTTCGGGCTCCTCGCCGAGCCCCAGGTCCCCCTGCGTCGCGGCGCGCCTGCGTGAACCCGCTCTGCTGCCCGTGCTGCGGCCCTCCGACCTGCCTTCGTCGCTGAGGCTGTAGATGTAGGCGCTCACCACGTCCAGCACGTGCTGGATGGTCATGTGCGGATAGCCGGTGGTCAGCTCGTCCACGTCCATCACCTGCCGCTGTTGCTCCGCGTCCCTGGAGTCGGTCGGGAAGATCTTGAAGTCCTGGAGCAGCAGCTTGGTGACGTCGTAGGCCTTGATGAACCGCTCGTGCTGCGCTTCGGACAGCTCCAGGATCTCCGCGAGGGCGTAGGGCGACAGGCTGGAGAAGTTCAGGGAGAAGCGGTGCAGCGCACGGTGCCGGGGGTTGCGCGTCTTGCGCCCGTCCAGGTGATGGATGTGCAGATCCTTCACGCCTTCCGCCTTGTACCCCCGTCGCCGGAGCGCCTCCAGCATCGCCTCATGGTTCGTGGGTTGATGGATATGGGTGTACTCACCCTCCACGTCGAACACGATGGTGGCGATGTTCGCGAGCTGCGCGCGGTGGATGAGCGTGGCGACGGTGGTGGACTTGCCGCCGCCCGTCGTTCCGATGATGCCTGTGTGCCGGGGCAGGACGGACTTGTCACGCGGGTTGAGGCGGGCCTCCATCCCCTCGTAGCCCACCACCATGCCCAGGCTCAGGTCCCCGCCCACGCCCAGCACGCGCGCGCTCTCCTTCTCATCCAGGATGAAGACGGGGCTCTGCGGGCGGGGCCGGAAGCGCGGCGGGTGCAACGTTCCCCGGACCTCCTCGCCCAGCAGCTCCACCTCGGCGCGGCCGTGATAGTCGAACGTGTACGTCAGCTTTTTGCCATGGGTGACCACGCCAATGGCCATGGACGAGTTCGCGGGCACGGCGTTGGGCTCCGCGAAGGGCCCGCTTACGACCACCCCCAGGTAGGAACGCCCATCCTCCCGGGACTTCACGCGCACCAGCGTCTGGGAGGCCAGCCGGGGCAGGTCCTCCTTCGTCGACAGCACGGTGATGAGGTTGTCGTGGCTGGAGGAGGTGTCGAAGTGGGTGAAGCCCACGGCGAATGCCAGCTCGGGGTCGGCCTTCACCGCCTCCTGGGCCTCCTTCTGCGCGGCGGCCAGTGCGTGGATGACCTCCGGCGGCGTCTCCTGGACGATGTTGTTCCTCCTGGGGGGAGGAGGCCGGTTCCCCGGCGGAGGCGCCGCGGGCGGCGTCTGCACGGGGTGCGCCTGGGGAGGCACGGCGGTCGCGGGCGCGGGGCGTGCACCGGCGGGGCCCGGGGGCCGGATGGCATTGCTGGCCGGGCGGAGGTTGCCGTTCAGCGGATGCGGCGCCTGCCCAATGCGGAGGGTGTTGCCATTGTGCGGCGGATACGGCCCCGGGTTGCCAGGGCCTCGGCCATTGTCAGACATGGATGTGTTCCCCCTCGGTGGGACTAGCGGCGCATCTTGCGGACGTTCAGGTACTGGAGGCTGGGATCGGCCTGGGCGTAGGCGTCCTGGACCAGGCCATGGAAGCCGTCCTCGCCAAAGACGCTGTGGCAGGTCATCGCGGCGACATCCAGGAGCATGGGGAAGCCCTGCTCCGGCCGCAGGATGCTGTCCGCCATGGCGACGCGCACCGCGAAGTGGACATGCTCCTGGTGCGCGTAGAACAGGCGGGGAGGGGAGTTGTTCGACGCGCGGTACAGGCCCATCACGACCTGCGGGCAGTACCTATGGACGAAGCGGCTCGCCTTCGCGAAGCCCTCTTCGTCATAGCGCCACCCTTCGAGGATCTCCTGTCCGTAGGACTCCAGCGTCTCGAGGATGGCGTACTCGCCCGTGTCGAGCGAATGCCCCAGCGTGAGGAACCCCCGGTGCTCGAGCTTGTCCGTGACGAAGACGAACTTCTGCTGCCGGTCGACGAGGTTCGCGAGCATCTCGAGCGAAGCGTCCAGGAGCCCCCGGTAGCCGGAGCCGGTGACAAGCTCGTACGCCAGCGGGTTCCCCAACCCGATGCGCCATTCCGCCTGGAGCCGCTCGGCCAGGATGGCCCGCTCCGCGTAGGTGCGGATCCCCCGGGTGGCCAGCTTCGACAGGCTGTCCTTGTTTCGCGGCGCCTTGCGCGAGCGAAGCTCCCGCCGCTCGACGTACTCGCGGGCCTGCTTGAAGGGATCGTCCATCTGGAACGTGACTTCCTTGCGGAAGAGCCGCTGGGAGAACGTTCCCGAAGAGCCGCCATAACCGACCGCGGCGATGCCCAACTGCGTGATGCCCAGCGCCAGCGTGTCGTGTGACACCGCGCGCCCGTTGACCGCCTCGACGTTGCCCCGGAACAGGTAGCCGTCGTGGACCGCTCGCAGCTGCGCCTCCGTGGCCTGGTAGACGCCCGCGCCACTGGGCGCGTGAGGGCCGGTCTTCAAGAGGGGCAGCAGCTGCTGGCGCACGGTGGCGCGGAGCACGTCCTCCTTGCGCATGGCGCCGCCAATCTGCTCCCGGAAGACCCGCATGATGTCTTCCAGGTCCAGCCCGTGGGCCCACCGCTCCAGGTTGAGCGTGTCGGCCAGGGTCTCACCGAAGGACGAGAGATAGTCTCCGTCCCCCGCGAGTTCGCTGTCATCCAGGGGATCCGCCATGGCTAACCCGGGTTCCTTTCACCCAGCACCGAGGACAGGACGAAGCGCGGCGCTCCCTCCCGTTGAGCCAGCACCCGCGCGTAGGTTTCAGCCTTCCTCAAGGGAAGGCCGAACGCGCGTTGAAGCCGGGCGGCCCGTTCCTCGCGCGGGCCTTGTTTCAGGACCTGCGTCGCGACGGCTTCGGGCGCAAGCCATTCAAAGGCAAGGCGGTCCGCGCGTTGTTCCACGCGCAAGACGTCCCCGGTGCCGATGTCGCCCAGGTCGTCCCGTTCCATCAGGTGGACCTGGGGCTTCATGGGAACGCCGTCCAGCGCGGAGGTCAGCAGTTGCTCCGGCGTGGGCTTCTCCTGGAGGTCGAGGACCGGAAGGATGTTGTCGCCAAAGAAACGCAGCGCCTTCTGGCGTGGAACCAGGTGGTCGAGGACGAAGTGCGCCAGCTCGTGCGCAGCCGTGAAGCGCTGCTCCTCGAGCGGGTCCTTGCGCGAGTAGAAGAGGAAGGCGGTGCCGCGCAGGGCCACGATGCACCCATGCATGTCCCGGTCGTCGCCTTCCGGCATGGACTTCCATCCGCGTCGGGAGAGGTAGGCACGGACGGTGTGCACGGTGACTTCATCCAGGGCCACGAAGCTGACCTGCAGGACCTTCTGCGCGTCCGCGACGATGGGGCGAGGGAAGGTCCCGGGTTCGGGAAGACTGGCCACCTGGAGGGCGTCCCGCAGCCAGCGTTCCCTCATGACTTCTTCTCGCGGTCGCGTGCGGCCAGGAGCACGGCGCGCGCTTCCGGCGCCAGCGGGCTGTTCTCCGTCGCGATGAGCGCGGCGGTGGCCTCCATGTCGCGCAGGACCCTGGAGAGCTCGAACCCGTCGATGCCGAAGTGCTCGGCGATCTGGTTCACGTGCTCGGAGAACGCCGCGCCTTCGGGCCTCCGGCACAGGGACACCCAGTGGAGCGTCTCCACCGTGCAGCCCAGCTTCTGGGCGAAGGCCTGGACCGACAGGTCCTCCAGGTCCCGGTACCACGCGAACACGGAGCCCAGCATGTCGGGTTCCCGCGCACCACGCTCGGCCGCTGCTTCCAGCCAGTCAGGATTCGTCATGGGTGTCCTCCTCCTTTCCGAGCCGCCTCAGCTGCTTGAGGAGGCGGTCGCGGTTCTGCTTCACCACCCGCTTGCGTTCGGGCTCGGGCAGCCCTGCCTTGCCCAGGGGGCGGGCCAGCTCCAGGGTGGAGCTTTCTCCCTGGAGGATGAGCCGGAGGACTCCCTGGTCCTGCTGCGTCAGGTTGCGGCGTTCGAGTCTCTTCAGGGCCAGGGCGGTTTCCACGGCTGCCTCCATCTCTTCATTCGGAGGCCTCGCCTGGAGTTCGATTACGTCCGCGAATTTTTGTTCGCGCAGGACCCGGCGCTGGTGGGAACGCCGTGAATCCAACACGTTCCGCCTGGCCACCAGCATCAGGTAGCTACGCAGCAGGGACTGGTCCCGGTCGTAGCCGTCAGGCCGGCCCAGGTACTCGATCACCGCCTCCAGGGCGCACGTACGGGCCTCCTCGGCTTCGCACTTCATCTCCGCGGTGAGGGTCTTCAACATGAACGGCACGAAGAGCTCGAAGACCTTCGCGTTCGCGACAGGCATCCGCTTCAAGACCTGATCGTGAAGCGCCCACTCCTCTTCCCTTGATGGGTAACTCATCCCCCGCACCTCATTGACATGCGCACGCCCGCTTTCGGGTTGGCTACGGTCCGTCTGGACTTTCGCTACAGCCCTGTAGAGTTCGACGGCGGAGCGTCTCCGTCCGAGCCGGGAGGTTGGCGGCAAGGAGGATCGGTGTCTCTACCTCTGAAGTGGTACTGCCTTTGAGGACAATGGGTCCTTCGCGATCCCCCTGGATCGGAAAAGACACCTGTTTCAATGCAACGCGGGCGGCTCTGCGTGTGGTTGGCAGGGCTCATCGGAAAAAGACACCCCGTGCGCGCACTCGGGCGACCAGCGACGAATGAAAGGTCGGGGCCGGACACACAGTCCGGCGAGCACCAAGCGAGACCCGTCATGTCTTCATGGAGTTGCCGTGTCGCGACAGCACAGCGTGAACTGGATGACGCGCTCCGCGTCCGTTACCAGGTCTTTGGCGAGGAGATGCGGATGCTGGGGCCCAAGCGCCCGCGTGCGCCGCGCGAGGCGGACTGCTTCGACACGCTCCGCACCACCGCCCATGTCGTCGTTTATTCAGACGCGGAGCCGGTGGCGACCGCCCGGCTGCTGATGCCCAACGCGGAGGTGGCCGCGTTCGCGGACACGCTCGTGGGGCTGGACATCGAGAAGAAGCTCGACCTGTCGGAGCTCCTCGCGCCGGGCCACGTGTTCGCGGAGACCACGCGCTACTGCGCCACCCAGCGCAGCCCCCACTCGACGGCGCTGCGCCTCCAGGCGGGCCTGTACCGCGAGAGCCGCCGTCGCGGCGTCACCCACTGGATCGCCGCGGCCAACATGGAGACGGACTCGCAGGAGGAGGCGGACCTCTACTACCAGGCCGCGGCGCGCCGGGGCTGGGTGAGCGGCGAGTTCCGCGTGCGGACCCGGGAGTTTCCTCCGCCGCCCACGCAGCCCCTGGCGCCCCGCCTCACGCCGGAGCAGCGCGCCCGGGCCCGCCAGGGCCAGTTGGAGTCGCTGCGCATGCCGCGCATCGTGTCGCTGTTCGCGGACAAGATGGGCGCGCGCTTCATCGGCCCGCCGCACTTCGACCCCGCCTTCAACCGCTTCACCGTGCCGCTCGTCGCCGCGCTGGATGCGATTCCCCAGCGGACGCTGGACCTCTTCGCCGCGCTGGACGCCGACGCCGCCTGACGCAAGGCCGGCGCGCTCCTTCCCCCCTTCACCTCAACGCAACACCCAACGGGCCTCCACGGGCCCCTGTCAGGAGACGTGTATGTGCAAGCAGCCCAGGCATGAGCAGACGGCGAAGACGGACTGGCTGGATTCCCTGCGGCACGAGGCGCGGATGCTCGTGCGCGAGCTGGACGCAACGCCGGGCGCCCAGCGCCTCTTCGAGGGGCGCATCCGCCAGGATGACTACGCCTACTACCTCAT
This genomic window from Corallococcus caeni contains:
- a CDS encoding Rieske (2Fe-2S) protein, with product MVVPVPAGVSPDRLPGPSRPRSWYLVAPSAALRPGQAMGVQVGGHEVVVFRSHEGRVHALSAHCPHLGAHLKHGTVQGELLRCPLHHWSFDGGGRCRAAPGRSDVSALPGPRTWPVEERFGGVLVFNGAEALFPPPDLTGGEHVWNVGPPVTVGCPWLPLAANAFDLEHLRTVHHRELWDTPTWETPDRYTLRLRYTSRVIGTGASDRLMKALSGNRIRVELTMHGGTLMSVKSDLGRTRGLLLASLTPVAEGTSVRLAVAARRGPVPGAAALVLGVSRWLYTSFLRRDLSVLDGMRFNVATATADPVMRQLLDFAVGLPEDGDDARR
- a CDS encoding cyclic nucleotide-binding domain-containing protein translates to MAGETAGSGRGGSARGGTLQVVQSLAAQGEPERAAQLYEELGAAQRERLRKEAAQGSVKERHWLVDVLRRARDFTGAARLLDGSGDDVSVADLYAQGGQHVAAAEAYLRAGEVEKAAAAFERGGALERALEVYRGLGARESMAHCLVRLGRPFEAADLYHELGQAHAEAEALGGVLAEDPRYVEAVLRTCKVLDAGGFTHRALAVLADALSSSELLRADPVLVTEKARLLRRMGLDVEAEALLARLAAGATVPEASGYRFLKAIPIFGELTLEDMKDLYRLARPVTVTPGSVLLEKGSPGTGLLVLLEGTVDVFSGNEPNARHLNTLGPGSFLGEISLVQDGPVSANVRAKTAVRALRITRESFQHFLTTHDAASLHIYRLFTQNLAARVRALSG
- a CDS encoding ATP-binding protein, which encodes MSDNGRGPGNPGPYPPHNGNTLRIGQAPHPLNGNLRPASNAIRPPGPAGARPAPATAVPPQAHPVQTPPAAPPPGNRPPPPRRNNIVQETPPEVIHALAAAQKEAQEAVKADPELAFAVGFTHFDTSSSHDNLITVLSTKEDLPRLASQTLVRVKSREDGRSYLGVVVSGPFAEPNAVPANSSMAIGVVTHGKKLTYTFDYHGRAEVELLGEEVRGTLHPPRFRPRPQSPVFILDEKESARVLGVGGDLSLGMVVGYEGMEARLNPRDKSVLPRHTGIIGTTGGGKSTTVATLIHRAQLANIATIVFDVEGEYTHIHQPTNHEAMLEALRRRGYKAEGVKDLHIHHLDGRKTRNPRHRALHRFSLNFSSLSPYALAEILELSEAQHERFIKAYDVTKLLLQDFKIFPTDSRDAEQQRQVMDVDELTTGYPHMTIQHVLDVVSAYIYSLSDEGRSEGRSTGSRAGSRRRAATQGDLGLGEEPEETPAAAPSGPQFYSEFRSNPGMVMQRVYAASSRTEISWKALASKLYRLKRLNIFDRGTSSGVKYDAMLSPGRVSVIDLSDTDSPQLNNLVIADILRGIQERQEEAYEKADREGGEVTPVLIIIEEAHEFLSASRISQMPVLFEQVSRIAKRGRKRWLGLVFVTQLPQHLPNEVLALLNNFIIHKITDGAVISRMQKSVGSIDESLWNRVSRLAPGQALVSFSSFTRPLMVAVDPAPVMRLLVD
- a CDS encoding ImmA/IrrE family metallo-endopeptidase, with product MRERWLRDALQVASLPEPGTFPRPIVADAQKVLQVSFVALDEVTVHTVRAYLSRRGWKSMPEGDDRDMHGCIVALRGTAFLFYSRKDPLEEQRFTAAHELAHFVLDHLVPRQKALRFFGDNILPVLDLQEKPTPEQLLTSALDGVPMKPQVHLMERDDLGDIGTGDVLRVEQRADRLAFEWLAPEAVATQVLKQGPREERAARLQRAFGLPLRKAETYARVLAQREGAPRFVLSSVLGERNPG
- a CDS encoding GNAT family N-acyltransferase, producing the protein MSSWSCRVATAQRELDDALRVRYQVFGEEMRMLGPKRPRAPREADCFDTLRTTAHVVVYSDAEPVATARLLMPNAEVAAFADTLVGLDIEKKLDLSELLAPGHVFAETTRYCATQRSPHSTALRLQAGLYRESRRRGVTHWIAAANMETDSQEEADLYYQAAARRGWVSGEFRVRTREFPPPPTQPLAPRLTPEQRARARQGQLESLRMPRIVSLFADKMGARFIGPPHFDPAFNRFTVPLVAALDAIPQRTLDLFAALDADAA